The DNA region ACTCTGTCCATTGATGATTTGGCCATTAGCTGTTCCTGCTAGAATTTCTAAAGCATCGCCCCATTTGCTACTCAGAACCCCTCTAATGCATATCAGCAGCCCCATGTTTTACTTGAGGAAAGGGAGTCCCTGGGAGATTGAGCAACACGTCCGAGGCCACACTGCCAGGAAGAATACCAGCAGCTGCTCAGTGCCAGGCGCCCATTAGACGGCGGCAGTACTATGGTCCTAAGTTGGTGGTACCATGATTCTGCTCCTTTAGCCCTGGCGCCACCCACATCCCACCACTCACACTTTGCGGTCATTCAGCAGCATCCCGTTCATGGTGCTGATGGCGTTCTGTGCAGCCTCGTGGGTCTCAAAATGCACAAAGCCAAAGCCTCGGGAGCCATGATCATCACACACCACCTGGGCCACAGCGAAACAGGACATGAAAAGCATCCAACAGAGAAAAAGTTTGGCAACGGCAATAATGACTAATATCTGAGTGCTTGCTCTGTGCCTGTGAAGACAATCCTATGTTGCACAACAGCCCTATTTTAGAGATGGGAAACGAAAGCTCGAAGAGGTCAATCTACTTGCTTAAGATCACACAGTAAGGAGGGATAGAGTCCTCAAACTGAACGCAGATCTCACCTATACCACAGACCAGCTTTTAATGATCTTCCTAAAGCGATGGATAAAAGAATTAGATTCAAGCCACCTTCCCCCCTTTCTGCGACTTTGTTTCTAACAGCAAGTTAGAAACAACCCGAGATCCATCAAGAGGAGACTGGTTAAGCAAATTACAGTATATTCATCTTGGTCTGCTGTATGTGCATAGTTGAAGAGAATGTGGTAGATTTCACGGCTGGCAGGGTTACCTGTAAGGTATACTGTTAAGTGGGTGGGGGAAAAATCAAGCCCATTTGGGTTAAAGTGGGCATCTATACTTTTGAGAAACCTTTTGGCATTTTTTGGTAACATTCAATTATGTTTCCACTAACACAAGAAATACATATTTAGGGGAAATTTTTGGAAAGTGAGAGcgagagagacaaagaaatagagaaagattgagaaagtgaggaagagaggggaaagaaagaaggaaggaaggaaggaaagcaggaagagagaaagtgtgggatggtttttttaaaatttatataccatttttaaaaggttactttccatttacagtgattacaaaatattggctcgattccctgtgttgtacaatacatcctggagcctatcttttttttgtgtgtgtgtggtgcacgggcctctcatcactgtggcctctcccgttggggagcacaggctccggacgcacaggctcagcggccacggctcacaggcccagccgctctgtggcatgtgggatcctcccggaccggggcacgaacccgtgtcccctgcatcggcaggcggactctcaaccactgcgccaccagggaagccctggagcctaCCTTaaacccaatagtttgtacctcccactccccgtCCCCTATATTGTCCCtcgtccccctccccactggtaaccactagtttgttctctgtatctgttctctgtatttgtgagtctgcttctttttttattatattcactcgTCTGctgtaatttttagattccacgtataagtgatatcatatagtgtttgtctttctctgtctgacttatttcacttagcataatgccctccaagtccatccacattgctgcaaatggcaaaatttcattcttttttatggctgagtagtattccactgtatatataaaccacatcgtcttcatccattcatctgttgatggacacttaggttgcttccatatcttggcagggaaatttttaaaacagatacaCACGAAACTGTTAATAATTATTTCCGGGAACTAGAGTTGAAAGCAGTTGAAAGCGACATAATTATTTCCAGGAACTAGAGTTGAAAGCGACGAaagcttttttcctttattcctttccaGGTTGTTTAAACTTTACCAATTAATCTATTATTTCAACAGCAAACTTGTTTCAAATTTTGAAAAGACCCACAAGCATACTACCCCCATTCTGTAGGGCTCCCGACTCAAGTTAGGACAGACCTCGCGAATGGGAAAGATCTTCAGTTCACAGAGTTCCTGTCCCTCTGGCTGAACTTGCACTAAGACCCCTAATAACCATCTCATGGGGTCCACGGCTCCACTCATCCTTGCAGCCACCACCCCGGCTCAATTAAGTGACATTTTCTGCCTCGACCACTACCCCAGCCTCCCAACCCAGCTTCTGGGCTGACCACTGGGACGCTTTTACCAAAATGTAACTGTGACCATGTCCCTCTGGGAAATAATCTCCAGTAGCTCCTACAATCCACAGAACTATACCAACTTGGCATTTGAGACTCTCCAATTGGCCCTTCACAAGTCCTGCTTCCAAGTCCACACCCAACACTCACCCCTCCAGCCCCAAGCAGGGTCCCTCTGCTTTCAACTCAAGCCCAGGCCTGTCATTCAGATTTAATCACATTGACTGGGTTCCACTCTGAGCCAATCACCTGCTAAGGGCATCACACactattatatttgtcatcagaaCCCTTCCAGGCAGTTCTTAACCCCTGAGCCCCAGCTGCCCGATTGGGGAAAACGGGAATAAATGACTTGTCCGAGGTCGGCCAGCCAGCAGAAGTAACTATTTGATTCCTGTAGATGCTTAATGAGATGCTCGCTACTCTTTCAAGGGCTATCTATATTGTGAAGATTATGTGAGTTAATATACATTCACAACCACCCTAAGAGGTAGGTTCTACCACTGCCCCCTTTtatagaggaaactgaggtatggAGAGGTTAAACAACCAGCCCAAGGCCACACTGCCAGGAAGTggaagaggcaggatttgaacccaggacacTTGGCCCCAAAGTCCAAGGTCTGGACTCCATGACTCTGTCATGCTGACTCTCTGCTCGGTAGGCTGGGCTGAACTTTGCACTTGAGTGGCGTGACCCCAAGCCTAGTGGAGTTCCACGGTGCCTCAGAAACCTTTCCTCAGCCCCAGGGCACTCTCCTTTCTGGGCCTTTGACTCCTCGGATCCCCATGCATTCCCCTCAGAGCCCAATTTCCAGCTGTTCCTAAAAGTCTCACCATCTCCAACCAGCCTGAGAGCCCTTGGTGGCACACAAGGAATAGTTCTAACACAGAGGGGCCATCACTCCCAACCTCTCCCCCTACCCCTGCCATCTCCCCAGAAGGGTGGACATGCCAGAAGCTATAGGGTAACTGACCAGCCATCCTCATAAAACCTAAAAGCAAACACCAGGGGAACGGACCACACTGAATGCCTTGTATCTAACCAGGCCCATAACAGGGCTTCATTAGGCCTGCAAAGACTTGCCTGAGTCTCACAGAACTTTCTGTCCAATCCTCAGTGGCCCAGAGGAAGGCTCAAGGCCTGGATAACGGGGACAGACATACTCTTCCCTGTTAAGTTAGCTTCAGCTAAGCCAGCAAACCCATTGGTTCAGATCCTGCCTTGGCCACTGACCTCCCACCCCTATAATATATAACTGTGAACAAGTAACCCCAACTCTGAGCCTCTCTGCCCTCCAGGGTAACTCCGGGATCCTCCTATTTGCATCTTAAGAGGCCATTTTGGGAAATTCAGTGAGGATGTGTATGCAGAAAATCTAGCACATAGAAAGTTCTGGATAAATCTGCTGTTATCACTGTAAGAGCCTAGCACACAGTTAagactctctctcttttccattgATCCTCAAAGACAGGGAACAGCCCTTTCTGTCTATCATGGCATGCCCTTAGCAGCTACTGCACCTCCTCCAGTCTGTCTGCCCCTCGGAGTCACGGGGATATCCCCTCACTCACAGAGAGGTGGTGAGGCCTCACTTGAGAACTGCAGGactgtacctggcacatagtaggagtcAAGGAAGAGTTCTAACACAGAGGGTgccatcactccccatccccccgcTGCCTCCCCAGAAGGCTGGACATGCCAAAGGCTGCAGGGTAACTGACCAGCCACCCTTATAAAATCTAGCGGGCAAAACACCCAGGGTCAAGCCCTGTCAGGACAGACTGATCTGCTGCATGGCCCCTGACCCTCAACTACAAAGTCAGAGAAATGACCACAGCCCTTCCCAAATGATAATACAGCCAttagctcaacaaatatttattgagcacctactatgttttCACATCTCAGGTACTTGGATACAGTGGTGAATAAGAACAAGATCCCTACTCCTAGGAAACTTCCATTCTATTATAAGAGAAATGTTACAAACAAGGTCTGGTCCATTGCCATCACAGCCTTCCTGTATCTACTTGCTTTGTCCTATAATTTCTACTGCCCTCTCATTCTGAATTTGGGCTGTTCTCATGACTTACTTTGGCCAGTAGAACGCAACGAAATGATAGTGCGCTAGTTCTGAACCTAGGTCTCAAAAGGCCAGGCGAGCTTCCACTCTGTCTCCTGGGACCCTGCTATTGCCATGAGAATAGCCtgggctagcctgctggaggatgaaAGCCCACAGGGAGGAAAGCCGAGACGGTCCAGCTGACAACCACCCACTCCCTAGAAGCAGAGCCATCCAGCTCTCAGTGGGCAAACAAAGGAACCCAGCCAAGAGCAGAAGAACTGCACAGCTGAACTCAGTCCCAACCGCCAACGGCTGAATCACGAGCGGAATAAATCACAAATATAATAAATCGTGGTTGTTGACAGCCACGAAGTTAGGAGGTGGTTACACAGCAAGTGCCAGTTGATACATAGGTGATCACTAAAACTGAGAACAACTACCATTGAGGTGCTTGCTGAACCTGGATCTTTACTGATGAGGTGCTGCTTGGTATCCCTCTACCACCACACAGGTGTCTAACACAGACCGCCCCCCGCAAGAGGCACACCCACCTTGCAAGAGAGGATGTTCCCAAAGGTGGAGAAGGTGTCATACAAGGCCTTGTTGTCAATGGAGTCTTCCAGGTTCTTGATGAAGATGTTACCGACACCCGACTTGCGAAGTCCTGGGTCTCGTTGGGACCACATGATGCGGATAGGCTGGCCTTTGATCACCTCAAAGTTCATTGTGTCCAGTGCCCGCTCCGCTggacaagagagagaaaggagctagTGAAGGGGATTTTCCTTCCCTGAGCCCCAAGGAGCATAGTTGGGAActgagccaaaaaagaaaaaaagaaaagagccacTGTCTGGGTCTCACTTGAGATAAGAGCTTGAAGGCTCAGGAGGGATAAACAGAAAGAATTCATGTGTGTGGTGCTCCTCCCACCTTCCAGGTAGGATCTCCTTCAACTCTTCACCGTAATGACGTGAGCAGGAAttcctatccccattttacagaagggcaaactgaggctcagaaaggggaaAGATCAGGAGGGTCCCTATGACAAGGGTGGCAGCAgtttgaggaaactgaagctcagaggtgCTGAGCAGCAGAGTTGAGATTTGATCCCAAGGAAGTATGGCTTTCGGGGAAGTGAacatcacctctctgagcccactTCTACACCTGTAAAGAGGGGATGATGATAATACTACCCACCTTTCTACATCTAACAAAGGGAGAGAATACCACCTGCCTCCAGGTTGTCAGACAGactgaaaattaaataaggtGTGCAAGGTGCCTTGTACTTTGTGCCTGGCACAAAACAGGTGTCTGGTATCAGTAGTATGTCTAAAAACAACAGCCTATGCCCATTCTTCTGCCAGGTGGTATGCTGTCCCCTGCTTCAGGGACACCTCTGGTTTCAGAGGGTTTGGAGGGGAACTGTGGAATACTCAGTGGGCAAGTTTCAAGAAGTCTTGGTTTTCCATCTAGTCCTGCCATAAGCACCCAGGAGTAAAATCCTTCTCCTGTCTGGagctcagtttctccacctaTGAAGTCTGGCAAAAAGGCCAGGTTGTACAGGGCTTGGAGGAAGATGGCAAGAGGCAGTGGGTGGGTAAAGCAGAGCAGAGGGGAAGGCTCCCAGGAATCCAGCTCTGCCACCTGCTGGGAAACCGGCAGAACCACCACAGCAAACTCCCAGATCAGGCAACCTCCCCATCCTCCCAGGAGACTCAGAGTAAAGGCACCCCCTTTTGGACTTGGCTGGGGCAGGTTTTTCTTGGTTATGTTTCTGGAGTCTTACACCTGAACGCTATAGTTACTGTGATTTTTCTCGGGTTAGCACTTACCGACGGCTTACAATGTACCACGTGATACTGGAGCTACTTCATAGACAAAGCCCTCCATTCCTTCCATGCTACTGGGAAATAAGGCTtagcctcactttacagatgaagagatgcCAAGCGTGAAATCTTGCTCAAGCTCGCACCCTAGTGGCAGAGCTCCAACAAAACCCTGCGCTCTAATCTCTCTCCTCTCAACACCTAGCTGACAAGCTCTGATCAATCCTATCAGCTCTGAGAAAGGGGTCGTGGAGCCTGGAGCGCAGGCAGCTTTTCTCGGTTCCCGAAGGTGGAGGCGCCTGGTGCAGACCTCGGGTCCGGCTGCCGGGAAAGGCCACAGCCCGAGGCCGAGCTCTCCCGCTCATCACCCGTGTCTTCTCGGGCATCTTCCTCACCGGGTGCTTTGAATTGCTCATCCTCCCAATCACTCTATAAAGCAGGTACcacccccattttgcagacagGCAACTGAAGCTCAGAATGATTCATTTGCTCAAAGCCGCACAGCTGCCGGCTTTCTAATCCCAGGTCTGGCTGACCCCAAAGCCCTTGGCTGTTTTCGCTGTCTTAACAGCTCTTCCGTAAAATGGAGCACCAGTAAAACACAGTAGGAGCACACTAACTGCTAGTTCCTGTCTCCGGGGCCTTTCGGAGCCCCTTCCAAGGCCCTGtatctctggacctcagtttccctggcTGCAAAATGGAAGATTTTGCAGGAGTAGCCAGAGATGAAAGCGCGCGCGGGTGGCTGGGATGCTGTCTGCCTGTCTGTCGGTGGGTCGgtccgcccccctcccccaggggctCACCGTCGGCCGGCTGCTGGAAGTTGATGTAGGCGTAGCCCAGCGAGCGGCGGGTGGCCACGTCGCGGCACACGCGGATGGACAGGATGGGGCCAGCGGGCGAGAACTTCTCGTAGAGCATGGCCTCAGTCACGTCGGGGTGCAGGTCGCCCGCGTAGAGCGAGGCGAGCGGGTAACCCGGGCCGCTGGAGTTCATGGTGGGCGCGCGGCCCCGCGTTCGGCGCCCACGTGCGCTCACCCCGGCAGCGGGGGCGCGCGGGGCGGCCGGGTTTTTCCCACCCCCGTCCGCCCCTGGCCTTTACCTCCCCTGCCGCCCCGCACGCCAATCGTGGGCGCGCTCGGACCCCGCCCCGCACCTGGGACCCCTCAGCCTTCTAGAAGCCCCAGGTGGGGGGCATCTCTGCCCCCGCGACGGGAGGCGGGGAGAGCCCTCACCTGGCCCCGGGTAGGGCTGCGGGGACGTGGGGGGAGCTCCGAGCCGGCGCCAGCGGCGCAGAGAGGGCGGGGATACCACGGTagacctgggttctaatcccCATTAGTCATTGTTCTTCTGCGACCGTTTCCCTTCTCTGTGAAGTTGGGAGGATTCCCTTTACACAAGGATTAAAGGCGAGCGTGTACTCTCTGCACGTTTCACACACAAACGGGAGAATTGCGAGCAGGATGCCCTGTTTCAAAACTTGCGTACCTACCCTCCTGAGAGGACGCTTTCTCTCAAGACAGTCCGGATCTAGTCCCAGCCTTCTCGAACCGGCTTGGTGGTTTGGGGCCGAAGGCTCCGTGTGAGAATTGTAGACCACGAAGGCCTTCCTTGACCCTGGTTCTTCTACTGCCGAGACCTTTTCGTGGGACGTATCCTGAGCACCTTTCTCAACAGAATCCACTCCACCTGCGCTCCACCACGAAGGCTTACCAAGTTCTTTGGGACCCAGCCTCTATGGAAACAATAGGGGCCTAACAGAACAAGGTCACGGCAGTGGCCCCAAACTAAGCACCAAGACCCCTCCGTCAATCTTAGTTTGCAGCCCCAATCTGTGGTGTAGggtcatttttgaaaaaaattggtCCAGTCCACTGTGGACGGATACTTCACTGGGCCTCTCCTAGTTCCTGCTTCAATAGAACAGGTAGCTTCCCACTGACCTCTGGTTGGGCACGACAGGTGCAACAGCTTGGGAGCCAGGAGCAGAAGTGGGTCTGGCTGCCCGGCCTATACTAGCAAGAAAGTTAACAACCAATTCTAATCTGGGGCTTAAATACCTCCCTGTCATGACCCCCTCCCCGATCCTTGTGGGAATGTGGATGTTTtcggtttttttgggggggggggctgcaccctgtggcttgcaggatcttagtcccctgaccagggatcgaacctgggccctgtgagtgaaagcacaaagtcctaaccactggagcaccagggaattcccaatgtgGATGTTTTTAGATGGGGGCAAATCCCATGAGGAAACTCGGTGCCACGGGCTATCTTAGATAGTGTTAGGACAGGTGGGAGACTCGTATAACCTTGGAGATGACCAGGACTTACGCTACCATCTCTCACTGGCTTGGTTACATctcagagttttttaaaaaagaggaagtgGTGGTGGTGCTGTGAGAGTGGGATGCTAAGTTAACAGTCCATAT from Mesoplodon densirostris isolate mMesDen1 chromosome 16, mMesDen1 primary haplotype, whole genome shotgun sequence includes:
- the PABPC1L gene encoding polyadenylate-binding protein 1-like isoform X2; translation: MNSSGPGYPLASLYAGDLHPDVTEAMLYEKFSPAGPILSIRVCRDVATRRSLGYAYINFQQPADAERALDTMNFEVIKGQPIRIMWSQRDPGLRKSGVGNIFIKNLEDSIDNKALYDTFSTFGNILSCKVVCDDHGSRGFGFVHFETHEAAQNAISTMNGMLLNDRKVFVGHFKPRRERDAELGARAMEFTNIYVKNLHVDVDEQCLQDLFSQFGKILSVKVMRDDGGHSRGFGFVNFETHEEAQKAVMDMNGREVSGRLLYVGRAQKRVERQNELKRRFEQMKQDRLTRYQGVNLYVKNLDDSINDEKLRKEFSPYGVITSAKKRRRRP